One window of the Acidimicrobiales bacterium genome contains the following:
- a CDS encoding nitroreductase family protein, with translation METYEALRRRRMVRAFEDRELPREALARVLEAGRRAPSAGFSQGVDLLVLETAGDREAFWEAATDAAWRAAHPRHEQTRRAPVIVMPLTGPGPYVERYSEPDKAGSGLDDEAGWPVPFWWVDAGCAVMAMLVAAVDEGMGALFMGLFRGEEAVRRACGLPEEVRPVGAVLIGWPAPDRPSPSLARGRRERAAQVHAGRYGVAWTG, from the coding sequence GTGGAGACCTACGAGGCGCTGCGCCGGCGGCGCATGGTGCGGGCGTTCGAGGACCGGGAGTTGCCCCGGGAGGCCCTGGCCCGGGTGCTGGAGGCGGGGCGGCGGGCGCCGTCGGCGGGCTTCAGCCAGGGCGTCGACCTGCTGGTCCTGGAGACCGCCGGTGACCGGGAGGCGTTCTGGGAGGCGGCGACCGACGCCGCCTGGCGGGCCGCCCACCCCCGCCACGAGCAGACCCGGCGGGCGCCGGTGATCGTGATGCCGCTCACCGGCCCCGGCCCCTACGTCGAGCGCTACTCCGAGCCGGACAAGGCGGGCTCAGGCCTGGACGACGAGGCGGGGTGGCCCGTGCCGTTCTGGTGGGTGGACGCCGGGTGCGCGGTGATGGCGATGCTCGTGGCCGCGGTCGACGAGGGCATGGGGGCGCTGTTCATGGGCCTGTTCCGCGGCGAGGAGGCGGTGCGGCGGGCGTGCGGGCTGCCGGAGGAGGTTCGCCCGGTGGGGGCGGTGCTGATCGGGTGGCCGGCGCCCGACCGGCCCAGCCCGTCTCTGGCGCGGGGCCGGCGGGAGCGGGCGGCGCAGGTGCACGCCGGCCGCTACGGCGTGGCCTGGACGGGCTGA
- a CDS encoding NAD-dependent deacylase: MSVDLADLNRARDWIDAASRVVVLSGAGISTDSGIPDFRGPQGTWTRNPEAEKMATIQHYLADPDVRRRSWQNRLTSPTWDARPNAGHRAVVELERRGKLLALVTQNVDGLHLLAGSDPARVIEIHGNARATVCWSCGDRRPMEEALDRVRAGEEEPGCPVCGGILKSTTVHFGEPLVAADLARAEDAASTCDLMLTVGTTLTVHPAAGLVPVAAAAGARIVVVNAEPTAYDHLADAVVRGQISEVLPEIVQPVQATP; the protein is encoded by the coding sequence GTGAGTGTCGACCTGGCCGACCTGAACCGGGCGCGGGACTGGATCGACGCCGCGTCCCGGGTGGTCGTCCTGTCGGGGGCCGGGATCTCGACCGACTCGGGCATCCCCGACTTCCGGGGACCCCAGGGGACGTGGACCCGCAACCCCGAGGCCGAGAAGATGGCCACGATCCAGCACTACCTGGCGGACCCCGACGTGCGGCGGCGGTCGTGGCAGAACCGGCTCACCTCCCCGACGTGGGACGCCCGGCCCAATGCCGGCCACCGGGCCGTCGTCGAGCTGGAGCGGCGGGGCAAGCTCCTGGCCCTGGTGACCCAAAACGTCGACGGGCTGCACCTGCTGGCCGGCTCCGACCCCGCCCGGGTCATCGAGATCCACGGCAACGCCCGGGCCACCGTGTGCTGGTCCTGCGGGGACCGGCGCCCGATGGAGGAGGCTCTCGACCGGGTGCGCGCCGGCGAGGAGGAGCCCGGCTGCCCGGTGTGCGGGGGGATCCTCAAGTCGACCACCGTCCACTTCGGGGAGCCGTTGGTGGCCGCCGACCTGGCCCGGGCCGAGGACGCCGCCTCCACCTGCGACCTGATGCTCACCGTGGGGACGACCCTCACCGTCCATCCCGCCGCCGGGCTGGTGCCCGTGGCGGCGGCGGCCGGGGCCCGGATCGTGGTCGTCAACGCCGAGCCGACGGCCTACGACCACCTCGCCGACGCCGTGGTCCGGGGCCAGATCTCCGAGGTCCTCCCCGAGATCGTTCAGCCCGTCCAGGCCACGCCGTAG
- the moeB gene encoding molybdopterin-synthase adenylyltransferase MoeB, whose translation MASFRELLSNAKSQIREVDTAEAERLVGGGALPIDVREPDEYQQGAVEGALHIPRGQLETNIEGRVSDHATPLVVYCAGGTRSAFAAKTLQDLGYEDVVSVVGGFNRWKDEGRAWKVPPVLTPEQRNRYHRHLLLPEVSEAGQQKLLASKVLLLGAGGLGSPAALYLAAAGVGTIGIIDMDVVDASNLQRQILHNMDRIGERKVDSAKKTLTAVNPDVNVVTYDARLGADNILDIIDGYDVIVDGTDNFPTRYLVNDASLLKRIPVVHGSIFRFEGQATVFAPYDGPCYRCMIPEPPPAELAPSCAEAGVLGVLPGIIGSIQAMEAIKVLLGLGDPLIGRLLAYDALEETFRSYKVHRDPKCPACGEDAGPIVIAEYDELCMPHPKEPPAV comes from the coding sequence GTGGCCAGTTTCCGTGAGCTCTTGTCCAACGCCAAGAGCCAGATCAGGGAAGTCGACACCGCCGAGGCCGAGCGCCTCGTCGGAGGGGGAGCGCTGCCCATCGACGTCCGGGAGCCCGACGAGTACCAGCAGGGGGCCGTCGAGGGCGCCCTGCACATCCCCCGCGGGCAGCTCGAGACCAACATCGAGGGCCGGGTGAGCGACCACGCCACCCCGCTGGTCGTGTACTGCGCCGGCGGCACCCGGTCGGCCTTCGCCGCCAAGACCCTCCAGGACCTGGGCTACGAGGACGTGGTCTCGGTCGTGGGCGGCTTCAACCGCTGGAAGGACGAGGGCCGGGCCTGGAAGGTGCCGCCCGTCCTCACGCCGGAGCAGCGCAACCGCTACCACCGCCACCTGCTCCTCCCCGAGGTGTCCGAGGCCGGCCAGCAGAAGCTGCTGGCCTCCAAGGTGCTGCTGCTCGGCGCCGGCGGTCTGGGCTCGCCCGCCGCCCTCTACCTGGCCGCCGCCGGGGTGGGCACGATCGGGATCATCGACATGGACGTGGTCGACGCCTCCAACCTGCAGCGCCAGATCCTCCACAACATGGACCGGATCGGCGAGCGCAAGGTCGACTCGGCCAAGAAGACCCTGACCGCCGTGAACCCCGACGTGAACGTGGTGACCTACGACGCCCGGCTCGGGGCCGACAACATCCTCGACATCATCGACGGCTACGACGTGATCGTCGACGGGACCGACAACTTCCCCACCCGGTACCTGGTCAACGACGCCTCCCTGCTCAAGCGGATCCCGGTCGTCCACGGGTCGATCTTCCGCTTCGAGGGCCAGGCCACCGTCTTCGCCCCCTACGACGGTCCCTGCTACCGGTGCATGATCCCGGAGCCGCCGCCCGCCGAGCTGGCGCCCTCCTGCGCCGAGGCGGGGGTGCTCGGGGTGCTGCCGGGCATCATCGGGTCGATCCAGGCCATGGAGGCCATCAAGGTGCTTCTGGGCCTCGGGGACCCGCTGATCGGGCGCCTGCTGGCCTACGACGCCCTCGAGGAGACCTTCCGGAGCTACAAGGTCCACCGCGACCCGAAGTGCCCGGCCTGCGGTGAGGACGCCGGACCGATCGTCATCGCCGAGTACGACGAGCTCTGCATGCCCCACCCCAAGGAGCCCCCCGCGGTGTAG
- a CDS encoding leucyl aminopeptidase, with translation APPGITVSPAYLALRGFEGTRGQSVAVPGPAGKVVLALGTGAPGTDDLEALRLAGAALARGAAHAGHTALFAGSLPRGVDPAAAGQALAEGASLAAYRYTTFKSEANGSERARLERVTVVGGDLGLAAGLERGAVLASAVALARDLVNEPPGSLTPTRMAEIATRLAARAGLEVRVYDAAEIDAERLGGLAGVARGSDEEPRLVRLEYTPRRAESSVPTVALVGKGITFDSGGLSLKTADGMMTMKTDMSGAAAVLAAMSVLSRLAVPVRVTGFMPLTENMPGGRAIKPGDVLRARNGKTIEVLNTDAEGRLVLADALSLAVEEGPAAIVDLATLTGAVVVALGRRIAGLMANDDELATRLETSAARAGERLWRLPLPDDYRKDIDSEVADIKNIGGPGSAGSIVAGLFLREFVAEVPWAHLDIAGTARSDTADGYTTKGATGFGVRTLVELLRTYGQPADPSGGAAS, from the coding sequence GCCCCCCCGGGGATCACCGTCTCCCCGGCCTACCTGGCCCTGCGGGGCTTCGAGGGAACGCGGGGCCAGAGCGTGGCCGTGCCCGGGCCCGCCGGGAAGGTGGTCCTGGCCCTGGGCACGGGCGCGCCCGGGACCGACGACCTCGAGGCTCTCCGCCTGGCCGGGGCCGCCCTGGCGCGGGGGGCGGCGCACGCCGGTCACACCGCTCTGTTTGCCGGGAGCCTGCCCCGCGGCGTGGATCCCGCCGCCGCCGGTCAGGCCCTGGCGGAGGGGGCGTCGTTGGCGGCGTACCGCTACACGACGTTCAAGTCCGAGGCCAACGGAAGTGAGCGGGCCCGCCTCGAGCGGGTGACGGTCGTGGGTGGTGACCTCGGTCTCGCCGCGGGTCTGGAGCGGGGAGCGGTGCTGGCCTCGGCGGTGGCCCTGGCCCGCGACCTGGTCAACGAGCCCCCCGGCTCGCTGACGCCGACGCGGATGGCCGAGATCGCCACCCGGCTGGCGGCGCGGGCCGGCCTCGAGGTCCGGGTCTACGACGCCGCCGAGATCGACGCCGAGCGGCTGGGCGGCCTGGCGGGCGTGGCCCGGGGCTCGGACGAGGAGCCCCGGCTGGTGCGCCTGGAGTACACGCCCCGTCGGGCCGAGTCGTCGGTCCCGACCGTGGCGCTGGTCGGCAAGGGCATCACCTTCGACTCGGGGGGCCTGTCGCTCAAGACCGCCGACGGGATGATGACCATGAAGACCGACATGAGCGGGGCGGCGGCCGTGCTGGCCGCCATGTCGGTGCTCTCCCGCCTGGCGGTGCCGGTGCGCGTGACCGGCTTCATGCCGCTCACCGAGAACATGCCCGGCGGGAGGGCCATCAAGCCCGGCGACGTGCTGCGAGCCCGCAACGGCAAGACCATCGAGGTGCTGAACACCGACGCCGAGGGCCGCCTCGTGCTGGCGGACGCCCTCTCGCTGGCCGTCGAGGAGGGCCCCGCCGCCATAGTCGATCTTGCCACCCTCACGGGCGCGGTGGTGGTGGCGCTGGGCCGGCGCATCGCCGGGCTGATGGCCAACGACGACGAGCTGGCCACGCGTCTCGAGACCTCGGCGGCCCGGGCCGGCGAGCGGCTCTGGCGCCTGCCTCTCCCCGACGACTACCGCAAGGACATCGACTCCGAGGTGGCCGACATCAAGAACATCGGAGGCCCGGGGTCGGCCGGTTCGATCGTCGCCGGTCTGTTCCTCCGCGAGTTCGTGGCCGAAGTCCCGTGGGCGCACCTCGACATCGCGGGCACGGCGCGCTCCGACACCGCCGACGGCTACACCACCAAGGGCGCCACCGGATTCGGGGTCCGCACGCTCGTCGAGCTGCTCCGCACGTACGGCCAGCCCGCCGACCCTTCCGGCGGCGCCGCCTCCTGA